The genomic window CATCAGGTCGAACTTCGCCGTGCCGCTGTCAACCGCGATCGGCTCGAACGCCATGCCAGGTAGCTTCAGGGCTTCCGATGGAGCATTTTGCAGCACCAGCATCACCTGAAACAGCGGGCTGCGGCTTGGGTCGCGTGCAGGCTGCAAGACCTCGACCAGTCGCTCAAAGGGCAGATCCTGGTGGGCGAACGCGCCCAGCGCCGTCTGGCGCACCCGGCCGAGCAGGTCCCTGAATGGCGGGTTGCCGGACAGCTTGGTCCGGAGCACCAGCGTGTTCACAAACACTCCGATCAGCCCTTCGAGGTCCTTGCGGGTGCGGTTGGCGATCGGGGTTCCAACCAGGATGTCGGCCTGACCGCTGTAGCGGAACAGCAGCGTCTGGAACGCCGCCAGCAGCGTCATAAAGAGCGTCACGCCCTCGTGTCGGCTCAGCGCATAAAGCGCCTGACTCAGCGCCAGCGGGACGCGAAACGGCAGCGTCGCGCCGCGAACGGTCTGGATCGGCGGACGTGGCCGGTCGGTCAGCAGATCCAGCGCCGCCGGCGCGTCCGCGAGCTGCTCTTGCCAATACGCCACCTGCTGCTCCAGCACGGTGCCCTGGAGCCACTGGCGCTGCCACACGGCAAAATCAACGTACTGGATCGGTAGATCGGCCAGGGGTGCGGGTCGGTCTTCAACATAGGCCATATAGAGCAGCGCCAGCTCGCGGATTAAGATCCCACTCGACCAGCCATCGGAGATGATGTGATGCAGGGTGAAGAGCACCACATGGTCGCCCTCGTCAAGTTGCAGCAGCGTGACCCGCAGCAGTGGGCTGAGCGCAAGGTCAAACGGCGTTTGCGCCTCTGCCTGTGCCCGTTCCCGCGCCGCTGCCTCGCGCTCGTCCACCGGCAGGCCGCGCAGATCGACAAACGCGATGACCACCGGCGTCGGTGGCGCAATCACCTGCACAGGCCGTCCATCGGTGTCTGGGAAGGTAGTCCGCAGGACTTCGTGGCGCTCGACCAGCGTGTCGAAGCTGCGCTGGAGCGCCACGCGGTCGAGTTGGCCGGTGAGGCGCACGGCGGACGGGATGTTATAGAGCGGGCTGCTTGGCGTGAGCTGATGCAGGAACCACAGCCGCTCCTGACTGAACGAGAGCGGCAGGAACCCCGCTCGGTCAACCGGGCGCAGCGGCGGCGCGGCATCCTGGATGGTCGTGCCCAGGCGCATGTTCGTGATCAGCGCGGCCATGCCTGCCATCGTGGGAGCGGCGAACACATCGCGCAGCGGCAGATCGACCTGGAGCGCGTCGCGCACCCGCGAGACAAGCTGCGTTGCCAGTAGGGAGTGACCGCCCAGGTCGAAGAAGTTGTCGTGGACGCCGACACGCTCCCGGCGTAACACGCTGGCCCAGATGCTCGCCAGCAGGTCTTCAACGGGCGTGCGCGGCGCGACATAGGTTGCATCCGGCTCCAGACCGGCGCGCTCAGGCGTCGGCAGCGCCTTGTGGTCAACTTTGCCGTTCGGCGTGAGCGGCAGCGCGTCGAGCACCACAAACGCGCTCGGCACCATATAGTCGGGGAGCTGCTGCTTGACGTAGGCGCGGAGTTCCGAAGCACCGAGCACGAGCTGAGAATCATCCGGGCTGGCCCCGTGGGTCTTGGCGCTCCCCAGGGAACCCGGTTCCTGGTGCTGCTGCCCCACAAGATACGCCACCAGCCGCGCATCGCCGGGCGTGTCTTCGCGGACGACGACTAGCGCCTGCTGCACGCCGGGGTGCTGGCGCAGGACCGCTTCGATCTCACCAGGCTCGATCCGCATGCCGCGAATCTTGACCTGGTTGTCGGCGCGTCCCAGGAACGCGATGTTGCCGTCAGGCAGGTAGCGCGCCAGATCGCCGGTTTTGTACAGCCGCGATCCCGGCTGATCACTCAGCGGATCGGGCAGGAACCGCTCGGCGGTCAGATCGGGGCGGCCAAGGTAGCCCCGCGCCAGCCCCACGCCGCCCAGATAGACCTCGCCCGCCACGCCGATCGGCACGGGCTGAAGCTGCCCGTCGAGCAGATACGCCTGCATGTTGCTGATCGGACGACCGATCGAGGCCGTGGGCGAGTCCGGCGACCAGCGCCAGGCGGTCGCGTTGATCGCCGCCTCGGTCGGGCCGTAGAAGTGCAGCAGATTGACCGGCAGCCGGGCGCGAATCCGCGTCGGCAGATCGGCCGCCGACGCCTCACCGCCGTAGTACACACTGCGCAGGCTGCGGCAGGATGCCAGCTTCGGATCGGGCAGCACCAGATTGAGCACCGACGGCACCAGATGCGCCACCGTCACGCGCTCCTGTACCAGCAGCGCGATCAGCCGGTCGCTGTCCCGGTTGGCGTCCGGCGGTGCCAGCACCACTGTCGCGCCGTACAGCAGCGGCCCGATCAGCTCCCAGAAGGCGATGTCGAAGCTCATCGACGCGACCTGTAGCACCCGATCGTCTGTGGCTAGCGGATCGGCCTGCTGGCTCCACGCGATGCGGTTGCCGATCGCGCGGTGGCTGACCGCCACGCCCTTGGGCTGGCCCGTCGAGCCGGAGGTGTAGATCACATACGCCAGGTTGTCGGGCGTCGCGCCGCTGTGGGGCTCGTCGGCGCTGAACTGCGCAATCGTCGACCGGTCGCGGTCGAGACAGACCACGCGGATCTGTGCTGTGGGCAGCGTATCGGTCAGCGTCTCCTGGGTCAGCAGCACCCCGATCGCGGAGTCGTGGAGCATGTAGCGCAGGCGGGCCTGGGGATAGGCCGGATCGAGCGGCACATACGCGCCGCCCGCTTTGAGAATGCCCAGCACACCTACGGCGAGATCCAGTGAACGATCGAGGCACAGCCCGACGCGCGTCTCCGGTCCCACGGCCATCGAACGCAGATAGTTGGCAAGCCGGTTGGCGCGGTCGTTCACTTCCGCGTAGCTCAGCGATCGATCCCCAAAGCTTAGCGCCGTTGCATCGGGCGTTCGCGCCGCCTGCCGCGCAAATTGCGTATGGATGTACGGCTCCAGATCGACGGCAACCGCCGTCCGGTTCCAATCGCGCTGCTGCTGCCGCTCGGCCTCGGTGAGCAGCGGCAAGCAGGAGATCCGTTGGTCGAGGTCCACCACCATGCCTGCAAGGAGCGTTTGGTAGTGACCCAACAGTCGCTCGATCGTGGTCGCCTCGAAGAGATCCGTCTTGTACTCCGCCACCACCCGCAGCCCATCCGGCAGTTCCGTCAGCGACAGCGTGAGGTCGAACTTCGCAGTTCCGTTATCGACGCGCACCACCTCGATCTCCAGATCGCGCTGTCCTTGCTCCGGGACCGGCGCGCTTTGCAAGATGAACATCACCTGGAACAGCGGCGTGTGGCTGGGATCGCGCGGCGGGCGCAGCTCCTCGACCAACTGCTCAAACGGCACGCTCTGGTGCGCGTAAGCTTCCAGCAGCATCTCGCGCGTGCGGTGCAGGAACGCGCGCATGGTGGGGCGGCCCGACAGATCGCTCCGCAGCGGCAGCGTGTTGAGGAAGAACCCCATCAGGCCTTCGGTGTCGACGACATCGCGGTTGGCGATGACCGAGCCGGTGATAATGTCCTCGTGACCGGTGTAGCGGTAGAGCAAGATTTGAAAGGCTGCAAACAGGGTCATAAACAGCGTGGTGCCTTCGGCCTGGCTCACGGCAAGCAGTTGCTGCTGGAGCGCCGCCGGGAGGTGATGGGTGCTCAACGCTCCCTGGTGGGTCAATAGCCGGGGACGTGGATAGTCACCTGGCAGCTCCAGCACGGGCAGACTCCCACGAAGCTGGCGCTTCCAGTAGGCGAGCTGCTCCTGCAACAGCGCGCCTTGCAGCCACGCGCGCTGCCAGATCGCGAAGTCGCCGTACTGGATGGGCAATT from Herpetosiphonaceae bacterium includes these protein-coding regions:
- a CDS encoding amino acid adenylation domain-containing protein codes for the protein MHSDGLTSTTGLSAEDLELFTYLLEEEGVDTTSERVIPRRDPTAPIPLSLAQERMWFLDQWDPGNPASNIPFAVRLKGPLSSNALQHSVNAIVQRHESLRTTFRSVNGLPQQIVAPSLHIPLPVTDLRHLPRACQAAEVERLTLEHGQYRFDVTTGPLLRADLVCLTDQEHVFLLNIHHAVFDAWSVGLFLRELTVLYNGVVNNQPSPLPELPIQYGDFAIWQRAWLQGALLQEQLAYWKRQLRGSLPVLELPGDYPRPRLLTHQGALSTHHLPAALQQQLLAVSQAEGTTLFMTLFAAFQILLYRYTGHEDIITGSVIANRDVVDTEGLMGFFLNTLPLRSDLSGRPTMRAFLHRTREMLLEAYAHQSVPFEQLVEELRPPRDPSHTPLFQVMFILQSAPVPEQGQRDLEIEVVRVDNGTAKFDLTLSLTELPDGLRVVAEYKTDLFEATTIERLLGHYQTLLAGMVVDLDQRISCLPLLTEAERQQQRDWNRTAVAVDLEPYIHTQFARQAARTPDATALSFGDRSLSYAEVNDRANRLANYLRSMAVGPETRVGLCLDRSLDLAVGVLGILKAGGAYVPLDPAYPQARLRYMLHDSAIGVLLTQETLTDTLPTAQIRVVCLDRDRSTIAQFSADEPHSGATPDNLAYVIYTSGSTGQPKGVAVSHRAIGNRIAWSQQADPLATDDRVLQVASMSFDIAFWELIGPLLYGATVVLAPPDANRDSDRLIALLVQERVTVAHLVPSVLNLVLPDPKLASCRSLRSVYYGGEASAADLPTRIRARLPVNLLHFYGPTEAAINATAWRWSPDSPTASIGRPISNMQAYLLDGQLQPVPIGVAGEVYLGGVGLARGYLGRPDLTAERFLPDPLSDQPGSRLYKTGDLARYLPDGNIAFLGRADNQVKIRGMRIEPGEIEAVLRQHPGVQQALVVVREDTPGDARLVAYLVGQQHQEPGSLGSAKTHGASPDDSQLVLGASELRAYVKQQLPDYMVPSAFVVLDALPLTPNGKVDHKALPTPERAGLEPDATYVAPRTPVEDLLASIWASVLRRERVGVHDNFFDLGGHSLLATQLVSRVRDALQVDLPLRDVFAAPTMAGMAALITNMRLGTTIQDAAPPLRPVDRAGFLPLSFSQERLWFLHQLTPSSPLYNIPSAVRLTGQLDRVALQRSFDTLVERHEVLRTTFPDTDGRPVQVIAPPTPVVIAFVDLRGLPVDEREAAARERAQAEAQTPFDLALSPLLRVTLLQLDEGDHVVLFTLHHIISDGWSSGILIRELALLYMAYVEDRPAPLADLPIQYVDFAVWQRQWLQGTVLEQQVAYWQEQLADAPAALDLLTDRPRPPIQTVRGATLPFRVPLALSQALYALSRHEGVTLFMTLLAAFQTLLFRYSGQADILVGTPIANRTRKDLEGLIGVFVNTLVLRTKLSGNPPFRDLLGRVRQTALGAFAHQDLPFERLVEVLQPARDPSRSPLFQVMLVLQNAPSEALKLPGMAFEPIAVDSGTAKFDLMLVMTEGADGLTGTLEYNSDLFDHDTMARLLDHYHTLLNGIVAHPETRLADLPLVPAAEWQQMVLWNATRTDYPHDRCVHDLVAAQAARTPSAPAVVFPDEQCRYVELNMRANQLAHYLQALGVGRGTLVGVCLERSLAFVVSVLAILKAGGAYVPLDPTYPAERLQFMLEDTATPVVITEAALAVSLPPHRAEIVCLDTAADRVNAQRTNDPAHQAMSEDLAYVLYTSGSTGRPKGVMVPHRAITRLVCNTNYVQFTTDDRIGMVSNVSFDAATMELWGPLLNGGRIVGVSREVVLAPTTFAAYIRTYRIDTMFLTSALFNHMAHSVPDAFATMRAVLVGGDALDARSIATVLAAGGPRRLLNGYGPTESTTFAAWYEITRVSQGARSIPIGYALANTQLYVLDRHARPVPIGVPGELYIGGAGLAHGYLNQPALTADTFVPDPFSGDVGARLYRTGDSARYQADGAIEFLGRLDQQVKLRGFRIELGEIEAVLGQHPALADVAVVMREDQPDDKRLVAYVVEHSEPGALLDGLRAGDPARDRAQDDTTHARVHASELRTFLKERLPDYMVPSAFVVLDALPLTANGKLDRRALPPPMQSHPAPDHMFVAPRTPIEDMLAHLMMELLRLEHVGVYDNFFALGGHSLLAVQLIARIRAQVGIEIPVRILFESPTVADLGAYLQAAHAADSDVSPALTAPDSGAGASLLSLAAYAEATRWADSMQTPTEPSDDADLYEAGEL